The nucleotide window CTCTTCTGTCTTGATGGAGAATAGGAAATGAACAATATTTCATCAGCAGCAGAGTACTACAAAGAAGTTTTGAAACAGGACAATACTCATGTGGAAGCCATTGCGTGCATTGGCAGCAACCACTTTTACTCTGATCAACCAGAAATAGCGCTCCGGTTTTACAGGTGGGCTTTACACTCTCTTCGTAGAACTTTCCTGTGAAATATCGGCGCAACAGCAATAAAGATGGAGTGAAAATGTAGACAGATAGTATATGGGCCATGTGTGTAGGAGACTAAACATTCAAGCACCCAGAGGTTTTATGAGCATTCAAGTGCCATCTGATCATTTGAAAATGTGCAGATATTTGGCATCTTGCAGGAACATACCTGGATAATTGAGTTTTTAACGCCACGCCATTATATGAGTTAGCCATTTTGTTGCCAACGAGTAACTGTTTAATAGTTCCTGGAAACACTTCTCCCCATCACTGCTTCCCTTCATACCACCACGTAGCATATAAAGACCCTGAAGCTGAAATACTGACGAGATTTGCAAAGAGCAGTGGGTGCCAGGTTCCCGAGCCCTGACGAGGACCTGAAACAGGTTCCCCTGTTCTGTGAAGTATTGTCAACTCTTGtccaaataatttttcaaagccTAAAATAAGTTCTGGTCTCTGGTTCTCTTTCGAGCACAATCTTATTTTATCCTACGGATGGCTTctgagattaatttttaaatcttgattcCTCTTCTGCCCTTAGGTAATTTACAAGGAGATAACTGGCCACTGACAAGAGTTCTTTCCAAATAGATGTCAGCcacataaaatatgataaaatgaatGCTGTTTTAggcacaggcagcagcctctaCTCTCCCACCCCAAAAATGGGTCATGGGTTCCTCAGGGCTGCTAAGGTggattttcatttgcttatttgaaCTGTCTTGTCCTTTGGGATTAGTGATGCCTAGAAACAAATGGGTTTTTTGAGCTCTAGCATGAGAGCTAAGTAGATAAAGTAGGGATTGCACTGATGGTCTTGCCTTACTTCATAGAAACTCACCGGAAGGTCGGTAGACACAGGTAAACCACAAAATACTACAGATAACCAAAACCAAGATTCGGTTTAGCTGAAAACTTGGAGGTAAATCCTACACACAGCCCTCAAATGAGAAGATCTCAGGGGTTTACGGACTGGCACCAAACCTTTATGAAGCAAAATGTTGTGGGTTTTACCTAAGTGACTCTTTTGTATCTTGGTTCTCTAACGGagttttttgggggaaaagaaattaTGTAAGTTGATTCTCACCTTGCCTCTGGACACATTGCCCATGACTAGTACCCTTAAAAAAGATATGCTTTTGTATTTGcttggacattttttttatttcctataataCTGTCTATTCTTTGGGgatgttaaaaattataaaacattcatttctaactttgtaaaaaaaaaaataggtcttaCTATTTATCAGGTTGGTCTGACACCAAAATGTGTGTGCTCTTTTTCGAAAAGGCGACTCCTGCAGATGGGTGTTTATAACTGCCAGCTTTTTAACAATCTGGGGCTCTGCTGCTTCTATGCCCAGCAGTATGATATGACTCTGACCTCGTTTGAACGTGCCCTCGCTCTGGCTGAAAACGAAGAAGAGGCAGCTGATGTCTGGTACAACCTGGGCCACGTAGCTGTGGTAGGTTGTTTCTCTGATGTAATTTCTGGTGTAGAAAAGGTAGCCACCGTTGGAAGAAGTGTTCGGGGATCCAGGTTTGGTTATGGTCTTCCATAGCAATGTAGCGATTTCCAAGAGTCACCCTAGAACTCATTTTCTCAGGTTAACTCCTCAGGTTAACTCCACATGATTCACACTTGATTGTGATCGGTACTTGTTGCTTGGTAGCAGAAGAGACTTACacgaggaaagaagggaggagatggggggcAGAAGCGAATGGATCTGTGTGCGAATACACGGTTTTCTTTTCAAGGGTATAGGAGATATGAACTTGGCCCATCAGTGTTTCAGGCTCGCTCTGGTCAACAACAACCACCACGCCGAGGCCTACAACAACCTGGCCGTGCTGGAGATGCGGAAGGGCCACGTTGAGCAGGTCAGTGAACTACTGTGGcacagtgcacagtctgctttcCTCAAAGAAGAGCTGTCAGGCGTAGCTATCTTTACATGCtgcagtttatttgttttttaaaaatttatttatttgagagagagggagcaggagtgggaagggacagagggagagagaatcccaagcagactccccgctgagcatgaagcctaggcttgatcccaggaccctgagatcgtgacctgagccaaaatcaagagttggatgcttaaccccctgtgccacccaggcactcctacatGCTGCAGTGAAAAATGAGCTCGAGAGTCTCActggcctggatttgaatcccagctctgtcacatATTAGtgatgtgaccttggacaagttacttaacctttctgttttctcttaccCTTTGGTTTTATCAGGACAAATCTACACCTCCCTAGTCTTCCCTGCCTTAGTGAACTGTTGCACCgttcccagtcccccacccaccaGCTAGGTGCTCCAGCCAAAATCCTAGGAGCCACCCTCAAAACCTCTCTGTCCCGGCTGCCTCTCGGTGCCACCCTATGCCCCATCATGTTTGGCAGGCCCTGCCAGTTTTACCTCCAAGCCCCATTCCAGACCTGGCCACTCTTGCCTCTCTCTGCCACCCTTCTCTGGACtgccctcctctctttcctggaCTCTGCGACAACAGTCTTCTCACTGGTCTTTTTGTCTCCACTTACATCAGCAAGTAATTGTACCCCATAACACGTCCTCCTCACAACAGCggaagggatttttttaaaaacaagaatggtTTCATCACTGCTTCATTCAGCATCCTCCAAAGTCTTGCTTGGAATGAAGTGTGGATTCAGGTCTTGGCCTACAGGGTCCCACGTAACCCGGCCTCTGGCTCCCCCTCAGACCACAtctttccccatctctccctccacaCCGACTTCGGGCTCCGGACACACCAGCTGCCTCACTGCTCTGCTCATATGCTGTGCCTGTGTCTACTCACAGCCTTTGGAATGTTCGTTCAGATTCTGCACTGACTTTTCTTTTCGTCAGTCGGGTCTTCGCTTAATCACACCTCCTAAGAAAGGTCAGCTCAGACATCAGTCTACAGGAGCCCTCAGGCACTGGCACATTGcctactatttttttcttcacaatacTTATGTTATCAGATACGTTCATATTTATATGTAGAATGTAGCACGGCAGCCACATGAAAATAGGGACCTTCTTTGTCTTCTAACTGCTATATTTTCAGCTCAGAAATGGTGGCTGGCATGTGGTAGATACTGGGTATTTGTGAAGCAAACGGACAGCATATAAAATGGGGTAAGAGCAGTACCGGAAGGTGTTCTGTGAGGATGAGTGGATTATGCGTGGAGAGTACTGAGCGTGGTGGCCTCGTACTTAGCACACGGGAAATGtttagtaaattatatttaaaaagtttaaagtgCTAAACACACTCATACAATACTAGTGACACTCAAAGCTAGATATGTACTACATTCCAGACTTCAAGGTGAAGAAACAGGGACTCGAGGAAGGTAAGTAACTTTACCTGCAGATACAGTGTTCACCTCCCACCTGGTCTGCTAAGCACCGTGATGAACTTGTAACACAAGAGAACCTTGGCTGTTGCCTTTATTTCATAAATTCCCCCAAATAAGATGGGCTTGTATTTTGTAAACAAAAACTAACTACAGAGGACTCTTGAGCAACATAGAATTGGGGTGCTGACCCCCCATGTAGTTGAAAATTCAAGTATTACTTTTGaaccccccaaaacttaactactaagaaCCCACTCTTGACTAGAAGCCTTAGCAAGAATGTGCACAGTTAACACACATTTTATGTCATATGTACTATATACCATATTCTACAAGAAAGTAAGCTTGAGAAAATAAGAtgtgattaagaaaatcataaggaagagaaaatacattaatagtactgtatttattgaaaaaaacccacgcctaagtggacccatgcagttcaaaactctgttgttcaagggtcaaccatacTCTAAAATGGGAACTTTACCTGTGTCCATATGCAACAAGTGCTTTTGTGCTTTTCTCTGTTCCCATGTTGGTGATTTTGTTTCCGACTTACTACAGTTTCTCTACTATACAACTGATTTGAAAGGTTTTGGTGAAAGTTTTCATACTAacctctattttattattaaaaattatatctcttttaaaagaaaaatagctatttgtaaaacaacaacaacaacaaaaatctatcAAACCgctattttccattaaaaaaaaaaagatacacagatttGTCCACAGGTCATGGATGGAGGTTTTGGGTTTAGTTACAAATTGGAGGGATGGTCAGCAGTTTGGAAGGGTGAGTTTGTGGTCCTAACAATCCTTTGAGCCTACAGGGGATGCAAATTTTGGTTTTTGAGAGAACAGAAAGCTCGTCATTTTCAGTCGCATTCATTTTGAGGTCAGCAGTGTAGTAAGCGCCCCTCACTGTCTTCCAGCACAGAACCTGGGGCTTGGAAATTTACTACaggtttttgtttctatttttttgttgttgttgttgtagtgtTAGCAGGTAATTAGAAGCTTAAGAAATCAATCAACAGCAATAAAAACTAGGttaataagactttttttttagcaTCATATTGAAATATAAACTTTACAAGAGCTGTGGTTCTTGACTTTAAATCTACTCTTTCcatgttttcagttttatcattAATTTGGCAAGATGTAAATATTAATTGCATTTCAGTAAGTCATATTTCACAAGGAATGTCATCTGTATTTATCACAGGATCACATTTATGAAGTTCCTATCTTGGGTAAAGGATTCTTttactaacaaaacaaaacaaaacaaatcacaaataTAGTACTGACAGGTGCTCACACACCTTTGgttttctccccccccttttttttttgaatacagGCAAGAGCACTGTTACAAAGTGCATCATCTTTAGCACCCCATATGTACGAGCCACATTTTAACTTTGCAACGGTCTCTGATAAGGTATTCTCTTTATCAATTCATCATTcgatctgtttctttttctttcctggttttaaaaaaagtacagataaataaggaaattctaataatgttttgaaagaaatgattttttaagtattGTATACATCTGTCTTTTCCAAGGGacagttttaaagaaatttatcacTGACTATGGACTAAACTTAATATTACAGATTGCATTATAGATTATTATCAATTgcagaattcttttatttttaaaatgtgacatttaGTCACGAAAAAATACTCATTACGTAACTCCTGGTTGAGGAAGGATTTGGCAATTGGCTTTTATAGCAAAGAAATCTTGTATTTTGTTGTAGACCGTGTTGTCATCAAGGCTCTGGCATAATTGTTACAAGATTAGGGATAGGAGTGAAAGCTATCTTAGCTGTGAACAATGTGGGAAAAATACAACTGTTAATACTGTGTTACAAGTCAGTAAATATCCGAGAGCTAAAAGGAATCATGCCATTTTCAATAAtatgaacaacaaaaaatgaaagtatcTAATAATAACTAACTTCTACTGAGAAGTCTTCCTTTAACAAAGAAAGTGAGTTTGAAGGGTAAGGAAATGGCTAAAAGTGTTTGCTGATGTAAAGACTCTATAGACCAGAAGACATTAcgaaaatgtcatttttcaaagcacAAACATGAAGCtatcctcactttcttttttttttttttaaagattttatttttatttattcgacagagatagagacagccagcgagagagggaacacaagcagggggagtgggagaggaagaagcaggctcacagcagaggagcctgacgtggggctcgatcccataacgctgggatcacgccctgagccgaaggcagacgctcaaccgctgtgcctcccaggcgcccctatcctcaCTTTCATTTCTGCTTTGAAACTAAGCTGTCACTCCTACATTGTCATTTTTGAGGGCTTGTCAAGTGCCAGCCACTGTTCCAGGGGCTCTGCACACCCTCTCTGATTCTCCCAGCACCTGTCACGTAGGTGTCCCTCACCTTCCTGACTCATTTTTTCAT belongs to Ailuropoda melanoleuca isolate Jingjing chromosome 14, ASM200744v2, whole genome shotgun sequence and includes:
- the LOC117796009 gene encoding tetratricopeptide repeat protein 8-like isoform X1, producing the protein MNNISSAAEYYKEVLKQDNTHVEAIACIGSNHFYSDQPEIALRFYRRLLQMGVYNCQLFNNLGLCCFYAQQYDMTLTSFERALALAENEEEAADVWYNLGHVAVGIGDMNLAHQCFRLALVNNNHHAEAYNNLAVLEMRKGHVEQARALLQSASSLAPHMYEPHFNFATVSDKIGDLQRSYIAAQKSEAAFPDHVDTQHLIKQLKQHFAML
- the LOC117796009 gene encoding tetratricopeptide repeat protein 8-like isoform X2, coding for MNNISSAAEYYKEVLKQDNTHVEAIACIGSNHFYSDQPEIALRFYRRLLQMGVYNCQLFNNLGLCCFYAQQYDMTLTSFERALALAENEEEAADVWYNLGHVAVGIGDMNLAHQCFRLALVNNNHHAEAYNNLAVLEMRKGHVEQIGDLQRSYIAAQKSEAAFPDHVDTQHLIKQLKQHFAML